A region from the Gemmatimonadota bacterium genome encodes:
- a CDS encoding sugar phosphate isomerase/epimerase, whose amino-acid sequence MNIRIGSAPDSWGVWFPDDPRQTPWRRFMDEVAEAGYTWIELGPYGYLPTEIDRLQRELAAHNLKVTSAFAMGNLEDPDRWHELEQQVLGAGELLAATGAGFLVLIDGTYSDLFTGELIEPRTLDDENWRRLIDTTHRVADLARSSFGLHLVFHPHAETHVEYEEQIERFLADTDRGRVSLCFDVGHHAYRGGDPVAFLEKHRDRIPYLHLKSVDPEKQRKVEAEHIPFADAVAMDLFCEPSVGLVDFPALLRLLKRIDYDGYAIVEQDMYPAPFDKPFPIAKRTLEYLREIGF is encoded by the coding sequence GTGAACATCCGCATCGGCAGCGCGCCGGATTCCTGGGGCGTCTGGTTTCCCGACGATCCGAGGCAGACTCCGTGGCGGCGATTCATGGACGAGGTGGCCGAAGCCGGCTACACGTGGATCGAGCTGGGGCCCTATGGTTATCTGCCCACGGAGATCGACCGGCTGCAGCGGGAGCTTGCGGCGCATAACCTGAAGGTGACCAGCGCCTTCGCCATGGGGAACCTCGAGGATCCGGACCGCTGGCACGAATTGGAGCAGCAGGTGTTGGGCGCGGGAGAACTGCTGGCCGCCACCGGCGCCGGTTTTCTCGTCCTGATCGACGGGACCTACTCCGACCTGTTCACCGGCGAACTGATCGAACCCCGGACCCTGGACGACGAAAACTGGCGGCGCCTTATCGACACGACCCACCGCGTGGCCGATCTCGCCCGCAGCTCATTCGGACTCCATCTCGTGTTCCACCCCCACGCGGAGACCCACGTCGAATACGAGGAACAGATCGAACGCTTCCTGGCGGATACAGACCGCGGGCGCGTGTCGCTGTGTTTCGACGTGGGCCACCACGCCTACCGCGGCGGAGATCCGGTGGCCTTCCTCGAAAAACATCGCGACCGGATCCCCTACCTCCATCTCAAAAGCGTGGATCCGGAGAAACAGCGGAAGGTGGAAGCCGAGCACATCCCCTTCGCCGACGCGGTGGCCATGGACCTGTTCTGCGAACCTTCGGTGGGTCTGGTCGATTTTCCGGCACTGCTTAGGCTGCTGAAGCGCATCGACTACGACGGTTACGCTATCGTGGAACAGGACATGTATCCGGCGCCTTTCGACAAACCCTTCCCGATCGCGAAGCGTACGCTCGAGTATTTGCGGGAAATCGGGTTTTAG
- a CDS encoding dTDP-4-dehydrorhamnose 3,5-epimerase family protein, whose translation MKIETVESLVIPELKVVRFGRFRDDRGYFTESYRLGDLSSNPETAFLRDVRFLQINESFSRAGVVRGLHFQWNPHMGKLVRAVRGRIVDLALDIRLGSPTLGKIVARDISEEPDVDHAEWIWVPPGFAHGFFCLTDCLLEYLCSGEYSPGNEAGISPLATDLDWSLCDRAMKRAFDEIVTGEPILSEKDRDAFTLNGWLADARSSNFMY comes from the coding sequence TTGAAGATCGAAACCGTTGAATCCCTCGTGATCCCCGAGTTGAAAGTAGTGCGCTTCGGCCGCTTCAGGGATGACCGGGGGTACTTCACCGAGTCCTACCGGCTGGGGGATCTTTCCAGCAACCCGGAGACGGCGTTTCTCCGCGATGTCCGGTTTCTACAAATCAACGAGAGTTTCTCCCGCGCCGGCGTGGTCCGAGGCCTCCATTTCCAGTGGAACCCCCACATGGGAAAACTGGTCCGCGCCGTCAGGGGCCGCATTGTGGACCTGGCACTCGATATCCGGCTGGGTTCGCCCACCCTGGGCAAGATCGTTGCACGTGATATTTCGGAAGAACCTGATGTGGATCATGCCGAGTGGATCTGGGTGCCGCCGGGTTTCGCCCACGGTTTCTTCTGCCTGACCGACTGCCTCCTGGAGTACCTGTGCAGCGGGGAGTACAGCCCCGGCAACGAGGCCGGCATTTCGCCCCTGGCAACTGACCTGGACTGGTCGCTTTGCGATCGCGCGATGAAGCGCGCATTCGACGAGATCGTCACGGGAGAACCCATCCTGTCCGAAAAGGACCGGGACGCGTTTACCTTGAACGGCTGGCTTGCGGATGCACGGTCCTCGAACTTTATGTACTGA
- a CDS encoding phytanoyl-CoA dioxygenase family protein: MTAESGPTPTEWKQWEEQGYLVFEDAIQGDMLERLQKAFDHWAAACKSDWLDRVARGELAATYFDIPNVLEKDEVFIDILDQPRYFEFVRAFTEDDMIFIGEQVRTTPIWPMGYTGWHPDVPPDHPLHIKVQVYVDDVERGGGEFAYVPGSHRPGAGPYPRVKNLEAMPGHKRFPGSAGTAIMFNTYGWHVAMHNQTGIPRKSIILTYEKRTPGKIDPDRYAHLAPSLNTPDRRRFFGLS, encoded by the coding sequence ATGACCGCAGAATCCGGTCCCACCCCGACGGAATGGAAACAGTGGGAGGAACAGGGATATCTCGTCTTCGAGGACGCGATTCAGGGCGATATGCTGGAGCGCCTCCAGAAGGCTTTCGACCACTGGGCCGCCGCCTGCAAATCAGATTGGTTGGACAGGGTCGCCCGGGGGGAACTCGCGGCGACCTATTTCGACATTCCCAACGTGCTGGAAAAGGACGAGGTCTTCATCGACATCCTCGACCAGCCGCGTTACTTCGAATTCGTGAGGGCCTTTACCGAAGACGACATGATCTTCATCGGCGAGCAGGTCCGGACGACGCCGATCTGGCCCATGGGTTACACGGGATGGCATCCCGACGTCCCCCCGGATCATCCGCTCCATATCAAGGTGCAGGTCTATGTGGACGACGTCGAGCGCGGCGGCGGGGAATTTGCCTACGTCCCGGGCAGCCACCGGCCCGGCGCGGGGCCCTACCCCCGCGTAAAGAACCTCGAAGCCATGCCCGGCCACAAGCGGTTTCCGGGCAGTGCGGGAACGGCCATCATGTTCAATACCTACGGATGGCACGTGGCCATGCATAACCAGACTGGAATCCCGCGTAAGTCGATCATCCTCACCTACGAAAAGCGTACGCCCGGGAAGATCGATCCCGATAGGTACGCCCACCTTGCCCCGTCGCTGAACACGCCGGACCGGCGCCGGTTTTTCGGGTTATCATAA
- a CDS encoding amidohydrolase family protein has protein sequence MPRIDAHGHVFAKVTREFPREAGGSTPPEREETVEKLMSYMAASDIDQAMLVQIGGTSVAQHAYLLHCLRSYPDRFLGIGLIPEPVYGAPEEHMDRLTDGTGIVGFRLGMVGGPPDPFDPVDVRTFTTYPIWRHAAAKDLVLWLYVRAEDAHLIAWLVDAFPQVRVVINHLGICPGLGKGRTDQWGRPQIDIVPYNPAFHTTHRLSTYENVTMKLSGHYAFSKEPYPYPDLAGWHRNFLGTFGADRLMWATDFPWIYEEPGYDKLAHLIEETMPEIKPHEYEAIMGGTARRFLRFPDLK, from the coding sequence ATGCCACGTATCGATGCCCACGGTCACGTATTCGCGAAGGTGACCCGCGAGTTTCCGAGAGAAGCTGGTGGGAGTACGCCTCCGGAACGGGAGGAAACGGTCGAAAAGCTGATGTCCTACATGGCCGCCAGCGACATCGACCAGGCCATGTTGGTACAGATCGGCGGCACGAGCGTGGCGCAGCACGCCTACCTGCTCCATTGCCTCAGGTCTTATCCCGATCGCTTTCTGGGCATCGGGCTCATTCCCGAACCGGTCTACGGCGCGCCGGAGGAGCACATGGACCGGTTGACGGACGGAACGGGGATCGTGGGTTTTCGTCTCGGCATGGTCGGCGGCCCCCCGGATCCCTTTGATCCCGTAGACGTACGCACGTTCACGACCTACCCCATCTGGCGGCACGCGGCGGCGAAAGACCTCGTCCTATGGCTGTACGTGCGGGCGGAGGACGCCCACCTGATCGCCTGGCTCGTCGACGCCTTTCCCCAGGTGCGCGTCGTCATCAACCACCTGGGCATCTGTCCGGGACTGGGCAAGGGCCGAACGGACCAGTGGGGACGGCCGCAGATCGACATCGTGCCGTACAATCCGGCCTTTCACACCACGCACCGGCTGAGTACCTACGAAAACGTGACGATGAAACTGTCGGGCCACTACGCCTTCAGCAAAGAACCATACCCCTACCCCGATCTGGCGGGATGGCACAGGAACTTCCTGGGCACTTTCGGAGCCGACCGGCTCATGTGGGCCACGGACTTTCCGTGGATCTACGAGGAGCCGGGGTACGACAAGCTGGCGCATCTGATCGAAGAGACCATGCCCGAAATCAAGCCCCATGAGTACGAGGCGATCATGGGCGGCACGGCCAGGCGGTTCCTGCGCTTTCCGGATCTGAAGTGA
- a CDS encoding DUF3500 domain-containing protein: MSDEHNGLLTNAHIQALVQRMGEAAASFTAVLAPDQRAKALFPFEDDDARTFWDYVPLARKGLPLGEMDRGQRRRALQFVATGLSGTGYATTTTIMGLEATLDAREGWSSGNWRDPSDYYVSLFGTPSDRDPWGWKFEGHHVSINYTIAGGKIVAPTPFFFGANPASAALNGVSALRPLGNVEDLARELVRALDEEQRHNALIAAVPPGDIVTVNQRFIEENREKPDRLARTDVPYDVVRYTETPRGLAGAGMNDGQREILETLIGEYIQRMPDAVAEIESDLLRKHGVGDVHLAWAGGLEARQPHYYRLQGGRFLVEYDNVQNDANHVHTVWRNPTNDFGADLLAHHYHTAHDHGVEHRH, encoded by the coding sequence ATGAGCGACGAGCATAACGGTTTATTGACTAACGCACACATCCAGGCCCTGGTTCAACGGATGGGAGAAGCGGCCGCCAGTTTCACGGCCGTCCTGGCCCCGGATCAGCGGGCGAAAGCGCTCTTTCCCTTCGAAGACGATGACGCACGCACCTTCTGGGACTATGTGCCCCTGGCGCGTAAAGGCCTGCCGCTCGGGGAGATGGACCGGGGACAGCGGCGCCGGGCCCTGCAGTTCGTGGCCACCGGTCTGAGCGGAACGGGTTACGCTACGACGACGACCATCATGGGCCTGGAAGCCACGCTGGATGCCCGGGAGGGATGGTCGTCGGGCAACTGGCGGGATCCTTCCGATTACTACGTGTCCCTATTCGGCACGCCATCGGACCGCGATCCCTGGGGCTGGAAATTCGAGGGGCATCACGTTTCCATCAACTATACCATCGCCGGGGGGAAGATCGTCGCGCCCACGCCCTTCTTCTTCGGGGCGAATCCGGCATCGGCCGCGCTCAACGGCGTCAGTGCGCTCCGGCCCCTGGGCAACGTGGAAGACCTGGCGCGGGAACTGGTGCGCGCCCTGGACGAAGAACAAAGGCACAACGCGCTGATCGCGGCGGTTCCGCCGGGGGACATCGTCACGGTGAATCAGCGATTTATAGAGGAAAACAGGGAGAAACCGGACCGGCTGGCCCGAACGGACGTGCCCTATGATGTGGTGCGGTATACGGAAACGCCCCGCGGCCTCGCCGGGGCAGGCATGAACGACGGGCAGCGGGAGATACTGGAGACCCTCATCGGCGAATACATTCAACGCATGCCCGACGCCGTCGCCGAGATCGAATCCGACCTGTTAAGGAAGCACGGCGTGGGCGACGTCCACCTGGCCTGGGCGGGCGGCCTGGAAGCCCGGCAACCCCACTACTACCGCCTGCAGGGCGGACGGTTTCTGGTGGAATACGACAACGTGCAGAACGACGCCAACCACGTGCACACGGTATGGCGCAACCCGACGAACGACTTCGGCGCGGACCTGCTCGCCCACCACTACCACACCGCGCACGACCACGGGGTGGAACACCGCCACTGA
- a CDS encoding D-2-hydroxyacid dehydrogenase — protein sequence MNVLLRMNLIEPLVDEIRQVDEKVRVVSVDSEEEALAVMPEIEVVCGEITRALFARRRKLAWIQSWGAGVDGLLYPELVESDVVLCSAKGFVGVHLADHAMALLLALTRGIHTAIRNPGWDPRWPIRDASWELVDRTMGIVGLGGTGRELARRAAAFGMRVVAVDPEDVEVPPEVEACWGMDRFHALLEQSDVVSVCAPLTAETDGLFDRTAFARMPDHALLINVTRGRIVDEASLLEALEGQRIGGAGLDVVPQEPLPGDHPLWKMDNVVITPHTAGGSPNRDGRCVALFCENLRRYLDGRTLKSVIDKRKGY from the coding sequence ATGAATGTCCTGCTCAGGATGAATCTGATCGAACCCCTCGTCGACGAGATCCGCCAGGTCGACGAGAAAGTACGGGTGGTAAGTGTGGATTCGGAAGAGGAGGCGCTGGCCGTCATGCCGGAGATCGAAGTGGTCTGCGGCGAGATCACCCGGGCCCTCTTCGCGCGAAGGAGGAAGCTCGCCTGGATCCAGAGCTGGGGCGCCGGCGTGGACGGACTGCTTTATCCCGAACTGGTGGAGAGCGACGTGGTGCTATGCAGCGCGAAGGGCTTCGTGGGCGTGCACCTGGCCGACCACGCCATGGCACTTCTGCTCGCGCTGACCCGGGGCATCCACACCGCGATCCGCAATCCGGGCTGGGATCCGCGCTGGCCCATCCGCGACGCCTCGTGGGAACTGGTGGACCGGACCATGGGCATCGTGGGTCTGGGCGGGACCGGCCGTGAACTGGCCAGGCGGGCGGCCGCCTTCGGCATGCGCGTCGTCGCCGTGGATCCGGAGGACGTGGAGGTGCCGCCCGAGGTGGAAGCCTGCTGGGGCATGGATCGGTTCCACGCCCTCCTGGAACAGTCGGACGTCGTGTCCGTCTGCGCGCCGTTGACGGCGGAGACGGATGGATTATTCGACCGGACCGCCTTCGCCCGCATGCCGGATCACGCGCTGTTGATCAACGTCACCCGGGGCAGGATCGTCGACGAAGCGTCCCTGCTAGAAGCGCTGGAAGGCCAGCGGATCGGCGGCGCGGGCCTGGACGTGGTGCCCCAGGAGCCGCTGCCCGGCGACCATCCGCTGTGGAAGATGGACAACGTGGTGATCACGCCCCATACCGCAGGGGGTTCTCCCAACCGGGACGGCCGGTGCGTGGCCCTGTTCTGCGAGAACCTGCGTCGTTATCTGGATGGACGTACGCTGAAGAGCGTGATCGACAAGCGCAAAGGGTACTGA
- a CDS encoding ankyrin repeat domain-containing protein codes for MRDSPAIKLFLGNWFLREAQLPELTRAEAQLIEAATGPDPGRWDGRPDLSRMNAILAENPTVLNRIGAYLLTVVVGMRGCGGAVSLLLDRGVPFNIDTRSHNVLHEAAWAGSVDTLEAVFTSGAADATPVSVEKPHTGWPANLSLMYWAAWGGFPLVASLLIDYGVGIHHELPIKGNGERGETSLHEAVAPGRWGDDDAPRNRGKRKVARMLIEDGAAYDACAAAGMDDIARLEAIMTTDPEHAVSTGAYGMTPLHWASRAGSLESLQWLLDHGTEVDARNDAHRTSMQLAAESGRPEAVKLLAAAGADLNTQDRKGRTPLHRATYEGHAEAAEALLAAGADTTVRNRNGKTAFEIARKSASYLKKRT; via the coding sequence GTGCGCGACAGTCCAGCCATCAAACTGTTCCTCGGAAACTGGTTCCTTCGCGAAGCGCAGTTGCCGGAGCTTACCCGGGCGGAAGCGCAACTCATCGAAGCCGCTACCGGACCGGACCCGGGACGATGGGATGGCCGGCCGGATCTGTCGCGGATGAACGCGATCCTTGCCGAAAACCCGACCGTACTCAATCGCATCGGCGCCTACCTGCTTACCGTCGTTGTCGGCATGCGCGGCTGTGGAGGCGCGGTATCGCTTCTGCTTGATCGCGGCGTGCCCTTCAACATCGATACCCGTTCCCACAACGTACTCCACGAAGCGGCCTGGGCGGGTTCCGTCGATACGCTCGAAGCCGTTTTCACTTCGGGCGCGGCGGATGCCACACCGGTGTCCGTCGAAAAACCCCATACAGGCTGGCCCGCGAACCTTTCCCTCATGTACTGGGCTGCCTGGGGCGGGTTTCCCCTGGTCGCCAGCCTCCTGATCGATTACGGCGTCGGGATACACCACGAACTGCCGATCAAGGGCAACGGGGAGCGGGGCGAAACGTCCCTGCACGAGGCCGTGGCCCCGGGACGCTGGGGCGACGACGATGCACCCAGGAACCGGGGCAAGCGTAAAGTCGCCCGCATGCTCATCGAGGACGGCGCGGCCTACGACGCTTGCGCGGCGGCGGGAATGGACGACATCGCCCGTCTCGAGGCGATCATGACTACCGATCCCGAACATGCCGTGTCGACGGGCGCCTACGGGATGACTCCCCTGCACTGGGCGTCGAGGGCGGGTTCGCTGGAAAGTCTGCAGTGGCTGCTGGACCACGGCACCGAGGTCGATGCTCGAAACGACGCCCATCGCACGTCCATGCAGCTTGCGGCCGAAAGCGGCCGTCCGGAGGCCGTGAAGCTGCTGGCGGCGGCCGGCGCCGACCTGAACACGCAGGATCGCAAAGGTCGCACTCCGCTCCATCGCGCAACGTACGAAGGACACGCCGAGGCCGCGGAAGCACTGCTCGCCGCGGGTGCGGACACGACCGTGCGTAACAGGAACGGAAAAACTGCCTTCGAAATAGCCAGGAAGAGCGCTTCCTATCTCAAGAAACGAACCTGA
- a CDS encoding DUF899 family protein, whose protein sequence is MSEQEIVALERQIFELTAKLNELRRENAPRPVPEYKFDTLTGEIALLDLFAGRDRLLAIHNMGQGCRYCTLWADGFNGMLAHLEDAVSVVLLSGDPPALQRDFANSRNWRFRLASHGGGAYIVEQTVMAGVENMPGAVLYERQGDQVLRKNSCVFGPGDLYCSLWSLLGLAGLGEAEWTPQYRYWRLPEKMDDGGANLLE, encoded by the coding sequence GTGTCCGAGCAGGAAATCGTTGCCCTTGAACGGCAAATCTTCGAACTCACCGCAAAGTTGAACGAATTGCGGCGCGAGAACGCTCCCCGGCCGGTTCCGGAGTACAAGTTCGACACCCTGACCGGAGAGATCGCCCTGCTCGACCTTTTCGCCGGCCGCGACCGCCTGCTGGCCATCCACAACATGGGACAGGGCTGCCGTTACTGTACGCTGTGGGCAGATGGATTCAACGGCATGCTGGCCCATCTCGAGGACGCCGTGTCCGTCGTGCTCCTTTCCGGCGATCCCCCCGCCTTGCAGCGTGACTTCGCCAATTCACGGAACTGGCGCTTTCGACTCGCTTCCCACGGGGGCGGCGCGTATATCGTGGAACAGACGGTAATGGCGGGCGTGGAGAACATGCCCGGTGCGGTGCTCTACGAACGGCAGGGCGACCAGGTACTGCGGAAGAACAGCTGCGTATTCGGCCCCGGCGACCTGTACTGCTCCCTCTGGAGCCTGCTGGGCCTTGCGGGTCTCGGCGAAGCGGAATGGACACCGCAGTACCGTTACTGGCGCCTGCCCGAGAAGATGGACGATGGCGGCGCCAATCTGCTCGAATAG
- a CDS encoding zinc-dependent alcohol dehydrogenase family protein, whose translation MKAAVMDAFGSPLEVREVPDPVPSEDGVVIEVRANGICRSDWHGWMGHDPSIKLPHVPGHEFAGVVVEKGSLVRNWQVGDRVTVPFCGGCGTCEQCLAGHHHICDNEYQPGFTGWGAFAGYVTMPYADVNVVGLPDDLDFVEAASLGCRFMTAFRGVVDQGRVTGGDFVAIHGCGGVGLSATMIAAAVGAEVVAVDIDETRLQLARDFGARMTVNAKTSSDVVREIRQKTGGGAVVSIDALGSKITSRNSIRCLRKRGRHVQIGLTLADEADVPIPMNAVIAKELEIVGSHGMPAHRFPDLLRMVTSGALQPGRLVGKTVALEEAGSELEAMGRFSQTGVTVIDRF comes from the coding sequence ATGAAAGCCGCTGTAATGGACGCCTTCGGATCACCCCTCGAGGTGCGGGAAGTTCCCGATCCCGTGCCGTCGGAGGACGGCGTCGTAATCGAGGTAAGGGCCAACGGGATCTGCCGGAGCGACTGGCATGGATGGATGGGGCACGACCCATCCATCAAGCTGCCTCACGTACCGGGTCACGAATTTGCCGGCGTGGTCGTCGAGAAGGGCAGCCTGGTGCGCAACTGGCAGGTCGGCGACCGGGTGACCGTGCCCTTTTGCGGAGGATGCGGCACCTGCGAACAGTGCCTGGCCGGCCATCACCACATCTGCGACAATGAGTACCAGCCGGGGTTTACCGGTTGGGGCGCCTTCGCCGGCTACGTGACCATGCCCTACGCCGACGTGAATGTTGTGGGCCTCCCTGATGACCTGGACTTTGTCGAGGCCGCAAGCCTGGGCTGCCGGTTCATGACGGCGTTCCGCGGGGTGGTGGACCAGGGCCGGGTCACCGGCGGCGATTTCGTGGCCATACACGGATGCGGCGGGGTCGGGTTGTCGGCGACCATGATCGCTGCGGCCGTGGGGGCCGAGGTGGTCGCCGTGGACATCGACGAGACCCGGTTGCAGCTGGCGAGGGACTTCGGCGCACGGATGACGGTGAACGCAAAGACGAGTTCCGACGTGGTGCGGGAGATTCGGCAGAAGACAGGCGGCGGCGCCGTGGTCTCCATCGATGCCCTCGGGAGCAAAATCACCAGCCGCAATTCCATCCGGTGCCTGCGTAAGCGGGGCCGCCACGTGCAGATCGGATTGACCCTGGCAGACGAGGCCGACGTCCCGATCCCCATGAACGCGGTCATCGCAAAGGAACTTGAAATCGTGGGCAGCCACGGCATGCCGGCCCACCGGTTTCCCGACCTGCTGCGCATGGTTACCTCCGGCGCGCTGCAGCCCGGCCGCCTGGTCGGCAAGACCGTCGCGCTCGAAGAGGCCGGCTCCGAACTGGAAGCCATGGGCCGGTTCAGCCAGACGGGCGTCACGGTCATCGACCGGTTCTGA
- a CDS encoding nucleoside-binding protein — translation MKCSVYSSIKRFAVWTIMSLAAASTVLTASAQTEFHLQAGKLRNPFAQKSVQSLVLTVQQASQWKLGDSFFFLDYVIDRETDGFNDRDFYAEWYPTLSIGKMQQSDASLGLIADLAIIGGINMGGDAKLFKFLPGFRASWDIPGFLFLNTDLTAYIDQNFGVAKGGAPKEGHSFMFDVNWAAPFDIGQHSFAFMGHAEYIGSRSNELGGRHDASILAQPQFVWDIGRAAAGEPNQLLLGFEYQYWRNKIGTDDDENTIQFLVVWRL, via the coding sequence ATGAAGTGTAGCGTCTACAGCAGTATCAAACGATTCGCGGTATGGACGATCATGTCGTTGGCTGCGGCGTCCACGGTGCTCACGGCCTCCGCCCAGACCGAATTCCACCTGCAGGCTGGCAAGCTGAGGAATCCCTTCGCGCAAAAGAGCGTACAGTCCCTGGTGCTCACCGTACAGCAGGCATCCCAATGGAAGCTCGGGGACAGCTTCTTCTTTCTCGATTATGTAATCGACCGGGAGACGGACGGATTCAACGACCGTGATTTCTACGCCGAGTGGTATCCGACGCTCAGTATCGGCAAAATGCAGCAGTCCGATGCCAGTCTTGGACTTATTGCCGACCTGGCGATCATTGGGGGAATCAACATGGGCGGCGACGCGAAACTGTTCAAGTTTCTGCCTGGATTCAGGGCGTCCTGGGATATCCCGGGATTCTTGTTCCTGAACACCGATCTCACGGCTTATATCGACCAGAACTTCGGCGTGGCAAAGGGCGGTGCGCCGAAGGAAGGGCACAGTTTCATGTTCGACGTCAACTGGGCCGCCCCTTTTGATATCGGCCAGCATTCCTTTGCCTTTATGGGTCACGCGGAATATATCGGAAGCCGGTCCAACGAACTCGGCGGCCGGCACGACGCGTCGATTCTCGCACAGCCGCAGTTCGTCTGGGACATCGGCCGGGCCGCTGCTGGCGAACCCAATCAGTTGCTGCTTGGATTCGAGTACCAGTACTGGAGAAACAAAATCGGCACGGACGACGACGAAAACACCATCCAGTTCCTGGTGGTCTGGCGTCTCTAG
- a CDS encoding phytanoyl-CoA dioxygenase family protein: MESATVQIDPREEIGFMHVDETDFGSFTTAQRIRHLEVEGYVHLPDMLDAGHIARLKAELAAVPMECKDYSDCQTYCLEAQWRSPAMCALIGHPPMISFLEALMGPEIVFTRGLFTRTLSGSPPISMHTDGQPYGSSIFSYEGSSPRLVRVLYYLDDLPPERAPFRVVPRSHLSFHAHGNPYVRYKSHPQEVTLCAKAGSALVIPKDVFHGTHPNRDTVPRELIQFGYRPAWSGPVQPMEEWDPNDVAAAPAQARPFLQSLNTTGLDWQQPHKPKGMKSEAPGINPDRWED, encoded by the coding sequence ATGGAAAGCGCCACGGTCCAAATCGATCCCCGGGAAGAAATCGGATTCATGCACGTCGACGAGACGGACTTCGGGTCATTCACGACGGCCCAGCGCATCCGTCACCTTGAGGTCGAAGGCTACGTGCATCTTCCCGACATGCTCGACGCCGGCCACATCGCGCGTCTGAAGGCCGAACTGGCCGCCGTGCCCATGGAATGCAAGGACTACAGCGACTGCCAGACTTACTGCCTGGAAGCCCAGTGGCGCAGTCCGGCCATGTGCGCCTTGATCGGGCATCCGCCCATGATCTCGTTCCTCGAGGCGCTGATGGGACCGGAAATCGTGTTTACGCGAGGCCTGTTCACGCGGACCCTGTCGGGTTCCCCGCCCATTTCCATGCATACGGACGGCCAGCCCTACGGCTCCTCCATTTTCAGCTACGAAGGCAGTTCGCCGCGTCTGGTCCGCGTACTCTACTACCTGGACGATCTGCCGCCGGAAAGGGCGCCGTTCCGGGTCGTGCCGCGTTCGCACCTGTCCTTTCACGCCCATGGCAACCCGTATGTGCGCTACAAGTCCCATCCCCAGGAGGTGACCCTCTGCGCGAAAGCGGGATCGGCCCTGGTGATTCCCAAGGACGTCTTTCACGGCACCCATCCGAACCGCGACACGGTACCCCGGGAACTGATCCAGTTCGGCTATCGGCCGGCCTGGTCCGGACCTGTCCAGCCCATGGAAGAGTGGGATCCCAACGACGTCGCCGCCGCACCCGCACAGGCCAGGCCCTTTCTGCAGAGCCTGAACACGACCGGCCTGGACTGGCAGCAACCGCACAAGCCGAAGGGGATGAAGAGCGAGGCGCCGGGGATCAATCCCGACCGATGGGAAGATTGA